Proteins from a genomic interval of Pseudomonas asplenii:
- a CDS encoding COG4315 family predicted lipoprotein, with amino-acid sequence MTRSSFSLKALLVAAALSLPALAAAAEPAMAKGGMLVDHHGMTLYTFDKDTAGKSVCNGDPCETNWPPLAATAMDKASGKWSVIKRDDGKLQWAYDGKPLYTFKADKKDGDMTGDGKGGVWHVAKP; translated from the coding sequence ATGACTCGTTCTTCGTTTTCGTTGAAAGCCCTGTTGGTCGCAGCGGCCCTGTCGCTGCCGGCACTGGCGGCCGCCGCCGAACCTGCCATGGCCAAGGGTGGAATGCTGGTCGATCACCATGGCATGACGCTGTACACCTTCGACAAGGATACGGCGGGCAAGTCAGTGTGCAACGGCGACCCTTGCGAAACCAACTGGCCACCGCTGGCTGCCACTGCAATGGACAAGGCTTCGGGCAAGTGGAGCGTGATCAAGCGCGATGATGGCAAGCTGCAGTGGGCCTATGATGGCAAACCGCTGTACACCTTCAAGGCCGACAAGAAGGACGGCGACATGACCGGTGATGGCAAGGGCGGTGTCTGGCACGTAGCCAAGCCCTGA
- the phoB gene encoding phosphate regulon transcriptional regulator PhoB has translation MVGRSILIVDDEAPIREMIAVALEMAGYDCMEAENSQQAHAIIVDRKPDLILLDWMLPGTSGIELARRLKRDELTGDIPIIMLTAKGEEDNKIQGLEVGADDYITKPFSPRELVARLKAVLRRAGPTDGEAPIEVGGLLLDPISHRVTIDGKPAEMGPTEYRLLQFFMTHQERAYTRGQLLDQVWGGNVYVEERTVDVHIRRLRKALGDAYENLVQTVRGTGYRFSTKG, from the coding sequence ATGGTTGGCAGGAGCATTCTGATCGTCGACGACGAAGCCCCGATTCGGGAGATGATCGCTGTCGCCCTGGAAATGGCCGGCTATGACTGCATGGAAGCCGAAAACTCCCAGCAGGCCCATGCGATCATCGTCGACCGCAAACCTGACCTGATCCTGCTCGACTGGATGCTGCCCGGCACCTCCGGCATCGAGCTGGCCCGACGCCTCAAGCGCGACGAGCTGACCGGCGATATCCCGATCATCATGCTCACCGCCAAGGGCGAGGAAGACAACAAGATCCAGGGGCTTGAAGTCGGCGCCGACGACTACATCACCAAGCCGTTCTCCCCTCGCGAACTGGTTGCCCGCCTGAAAGCCGTATTGCGCCGCGCCGGCCCGACGGACGGCGAAGCACCGATCGAAGTCGGTGGCCTGCTGCTCGACCCCATCAGCCACCGCGTGACCATCGACGGCAAGCCGGCAGAGATGGGCCCTACCGAATATCGCCTGCTGCAGTTCTTCATGACCCACCAGGAACGCGCCTACACCCGTGGGCAGCTGCTGGACCAGGTCTGGGGTGGCAACGTCTATGTCGAAGAGCGGACCGTCGACGTGCATATCCGCCGCCTGCGCAAAGCCCTCGGCGACGCCTACGAAAATCTGGTACAAACCGTGCGCGGCACCGGCTATCGGTTTTCCACCAAGGGTTGA
- a CDS encoding HU family DNA-binding protein, producing MRKPELAAAIAEKADLTKEQANRVLNAVLEEITGALHRKDSVTLVGFGTFLQRHRGARTGKNPQTGEPVKIKASNTVAFKPGKSLKDSVNP from the coding sequence ATGCGTAAACCAGAACTCGCCGCTGCAATCGCTGAAAAAGCGGATCTCACCAAAGAACAAGCCAACCGTGTACTGAACGCGGTTCTCGAAGAAATCACCGGCGCGCTGCACCGCAAAGACAGCGTGACGCTGGTGGGCTTCGGCACCTTCCTGCAGCGTCACCGTGGCGCCCGTACCGGCAAGAACCCGCAAACCGGCGAGCCGGTTAAAATCAAGGCCAGCAACACCGTGGCGTTCAAGCCGGGCAAGTCGCTCAAAGACAGCGTCAACCCGTAA
- the ubiA gene encoding 4-hydroxybenzoate octaprenyltransferase, producing the protein MYLNLLKSLNRLHPRAWDFLQLTRMDKPIGIYLLLWPTLSALWIAAKGVPSLSHLLIFGLGVVLTRAGGCAINDFADRKVDGHVKRTEQRPMAAGRISGKEALTVFALLMGISFVLVLCTNATTVWFSFGALALAACYPFMKRYTYYPQVVLGAAYSWGIPMAFTAQDGNLPAAAWLLYIANLMWTVAFDTYYAMTDREDDLKIGVKSTAILFGDADRAIILTLQGLMLGCLLLAGARFELGGWFHAGLLVAAACFAWEFWMTRDRDPQRCFRMFLHNHWAGMAIFIGVVLDYAMR; encoded by the coding sequence ATGTACCTGAATCTGCTCAAATCGCTGAATCGGCTGCACCCACGCGCCTGGGATTTCCTGCAACTGACGCGAATGGACAAGCCCATCGGCATCTACCTGCTGCTGTGGCCGACCTTGAGCGCGTTATGGATCGCGGCCAAAGGGGTTCCGTCGCTGAGCCACCTGCTGATTTTCGGCCTGGGCGTGGTCCTGACCCGAGCCGGCGGCTGCGCGATCAACGATTTCGCCGACCGCAAGGTCGATGGCCACGTCAAGCGCACCGAGCAGCGGCCCATGGCGGCGGGCAGGATCAGCGGCAAGGAGGCACTGACGGTATTCGCCCTGCTGATGGGGATCAGTTTCGTGCTGGTGCTGTGCACCAACGCCACCACCGTGTGGTTTTCCTTCGGCGCCCTGGCCCTGGCGGCCTGCTATCCCTTCATGAAGCGCTACACCTACTACCCGCAGGTGGTGCTGGGCGCCGCCTACTCCTGGGGCATCCCGATGGCGTTCACCGCCCAGGATGGCAACCTGCCGGCGGCCGCGTGGCTGTTGTACATCGCCAACCTGATGTGGACAGTGGCCTTCGACACCTACTACGCCATGACCGACCGCGAGGACGACCTGAAGATCGGCGTGAAATCCACCGCCATCCTGTTCGGCGATGCTGACCGGGCGATCATTCTGACACTGCAAGGGCTGATGCTCGGCTGCCTGCTACTGGCCGGCGCGCGTTTCGAGCTGGGCGGTTGGTTTCACGCCGGCTTGCTGGTGGCAGCGGCGTGCTTCGCCTGGGAATTCTGGATGACCCGCGACCGTGATCCGCAGCGTTGTTTCAGGATGTTCCTGCACAACCATTGGGCGGGGATGGCGATCTTCATCGGCGTGGTGCTCGATTACGCGATGCGCTGA
- a CDS encoding PAAR domain-containing protein — translation MDMLAAARLGDEIAHGFGVAAMVAGAVAGALIGAAVVTATVATGGVALAIMAGSIAAGGLSMFQIVKGLNTIFNLPEPTTGTLILGSQNVFINSRNAMRAGVDAADSCSGLPLNHPYWPFNVEIAEGSATVYINGQPAARLKSKMSCGAHIKTGSPNTFIGGPTVAVAFVLDIEGWLHTGLEALGLAALGGAAILAAMTGLAALGGFVVIGGAMMGGMELLGQLGDRLGPGYRDLLQGVAGMALLGMGPKMARLGEAPVPRAAVYKAGMTEADIMAIPKGSRPPPSDYLEGSYIDKHLQTFKDEGGGFLFTADDISNPKYGSFNPNKFVMAKSDLNGVVAEYQKAGDVSVLESALGYDPGSLVGKDIYMVSLDNPKVLMPTGNEGGVNSLWRPGGLTHPGGMREAVLDNVPISHGNDVNVLMSTHDVVKIQ, via the coding sequence ATGGACATGTTGGCCGCTGCCCGTCTCGGTGATGAGATAGCCCACGGTTTCGGCGTGGCGGCGATGGTCGCCGGTGCCGTGGCCGGCGCCCTGATCGGTGCCGCAGTGGTGACGGCCACCGTGGCCACCGGCGGCGTGGCACTGGCGATCATGGCCGGTTCGATTGCCGCTGGCGGGCTGTCGATGTTCCAGATCGTCAAGGGCCTGAACACGATCTTCAACCTGCCCGAGCCGACGACCGGGACGTTGATACTCGGTAGCCAGAATGTCTTCATCAACAGTCGCAACGCCATGCGTGCCGGTGTCGACGCGGCGGACTCCTGCTCGGGGCTGCCGCTGAACCATCCGTACTGGCCGTTCAACGTCGAGATCGCCGAAGGCAGCGCTACGGTCTACATCAACGGCCAGCCGGCGGCACGCCTGAAGAGCAAGATGAGCTGTGGCGCGCACATCAAGACCGGTAGCCCGAATACTTTCATCGGCGGGCCGACGGTAGCCGTGGCGTTCGTCCTCGATATCGAGGGCTGGCTGCACACCGGCCTTGAAGCCCTGGGCCTGGCGGCGCTCGGTGGGGCGGCGATACTGGCGGCGATGACCGGGCTCGCGGCCCTGGGTGGCTTCGTCGTGATTGGCGGCGCGATGATGGGCGGTATGGAACTGCTTGGCCAATTGGGCGATCGCCTGGGGCCGGGCTACCGCGATCTGTTGCAGGGTGTCGCCGGCATGGCGTTGCTCGGCATGGGGCCGAAGATGGCCCGTCTGGGCGAGGCGCCCGTGCCGCGCGCGGCGGTGTACAAGGCCGGCATGACCGAAGCCGATATCATGGCGATCCCCAAGGGCAGTCGACCACCACCGAGTGATTATCTCGAGGGTTCGTACATCGACAAACACCTGCAGACCTTCAAGGACGAGGGTGGCGGCTTTCTGTTCACCGCCGATGACATCTCCAACCCCAAGTACGGCTCGTTCAACCCGAACAAGTTCGTCATGGCAAAATCCGACCTCAATGGTGTGGTGGCCGAGTACCAGAAGGCCGGCGATGTCTCGGTGCTGGAGTCGGCTCTGGGTTACGATCCCGGATCACTGGTGGGCAAGGATATCTATATGGTGAGCCTGGACAATCCCAAGGTGCTGATGCCCACCGGCAACGAGGGCGGCGTCAACTCGCTCTGGCGCCCTGGCGGCCTGACCCATCCGGGCGGCATGCGCGAGGCGGTGCTGGACAATGTGCCGATTTCCCACGGTAACGACGTCAATGTGCTGATGTCGACCCACGATGTAGTGAAAATCCAATGA
- a CDS encoding immunity 22 family protein: protein MSNENNHVHVWIGSNFSSEEEYMSYFALDYSVEGNFDDPNYKLCGFCKDIGTRWYDEDFIGIIPRNEQEVSLDEILIESSVDQDELPLVKSRCAALGIKKANAIFWYQDAELVLKEPIKDSYNGLKYIGLFQGD, encoded by the coding sequence ATGTCAAATGAAAACAATCATGTTCACGTATGGATAGGCAGTAACTTTTCCTCGGAAGAGGAATACATGAGTTACTTCGCGCTGGACTACTCTGTCGAAGGAAATTTTGACGACCCAAACTATAAGCTCTGCGGTTTCTGCAAGGACATCGGCACCCGTTGGTATGACGAGGACTTCATTGGCATCATTCCTCGTAACGAGCAGGAAGTTTCTCTGGATGAAATCCTGATCGAATCCTCTGTGGACCAGGACGAATTACCCCTGGTCAAATCTCGTTGCGCTGCCTTGGGAATCAAGAAGGCCAATGCAATCTTCTGGTATCAGGATGCAGAGCTTGTGCTCAAAGAACCCATCAAGGACAGCTATAACGGATTGAAGTACATCGGCCTGTTCCAGGGTGATTGA
- a CDS encoding chorismate--pyruvate lyase family protein, whose product MSHNTPSSASPAWLTRSRLVPLPSIQTLDWLFDEGSLTRRLTRLSDNAFSVMPLFEGWQTLREDECHALELPVDSLGWVREVYLRGHGQPWVFARSVAAQSALQQGGLNLDELGSRSLGELLFCDQAFERQAIEVCHYPAPWLPAEYRADDLWGRRSRFNRGPLSLLVAEIFLPSLWRAIDATQEPC is encoded by the coding sequence GTGTCGCACAACACTCCATCCTCGGCCTCGCCCGCCTGGCTCACCCGGAGCCGGCTGGTGCCCCTGCCCAGCATTCAGACGCTTGACTGGCTGTTCGACGAGGGTTCTCTGACCCGCCGTCTGACACGGCTTTCCGATAATGCCTTCAGCGTCATGCCACTGTTCGAGGGCTGGCAAACGTTGCGCGAGGATGAGTGTCATGCCCTGGAACTGCCCGTCGACAGCCTCGGCTGGGTCCGCGAGGTCTATCTGCGCGGCCATGGCCAACCCTGGGTGTTCGCCCGCAGCGTGGCGGCGCAGAGCGCCTTGCAGCAAGGCGGCTTGAACCTGGATGAGCTGGGCAGTCGCTCGCTGGGCGAACTGCTGTTCTGCGACCAGGCTTTCGAACGCCAGGCGATCGAGGTGTGCCATTACCCCGCGCCCTGGCTGCCGGCCGAATATCGTGCCGACGATCTCTGGGGCCGGCGCTCGCGCTTCAATCGCGGGCCGTTGAGTCTGTTGGTGGCGGAGATCTTCCTGCCGAGTCTGTGGCGCGCCATCGATGCCACCCAGGAGCCTTGCTGA
- a CDS encoding DcrB-related protein: protein MTAYRLQEADLDIPETWQDQSLNIFKLPAVGGAREASFVISRDPSRGDTPFVDYVEAQLKSAEQQLPGFSLIKRWDFVLSEHAAVLLDYSWQREGRELMLRQVFIDRKPVGLIATLTTTPNDLVYHEPAWKAALQTLKLQPQT, encoded by the coding sequence ATGACCGCATACCGCCTTCAGGAAGCCGACCTGGACATTCCTGAGACCTGGCAGGACCAGAGCCTCAATATCTTCAAGCTGCCTGCTGTCGGCGGTGCCCGCGAAGCCAGTTTTGTCATCAGCCGCGACCCGAGCCGTGGCGACACGCCGTTCGTCGACTATGTCGAGGCCCAACTGAAAAGTGCCGAGCAGCAGTTGCCCGGTTTCAGCCTGATCAAGCGCTGGGATTTCGTCCTGAGCGAGCACGCCGCCGTGCTGCTCGACTACAGTTGGCAGCGTGAAGGACGCGAGTTGATGCTGCGTCAGGTATTCATCGACCGCAAACCGGTGGGCTTGATTGCCACCCTGACCACCACGCCGAACGATCTCGTGTATCACGAGCCGGCGTGGAAGGCGGCATTGCAGACGCTCAAGCTGCAACCCCAGACCTGA
- the phoR gene encoding phosphate regulon sensor histidine kinase PhoR encodes MHVEVNQNWHGTLIRHLLLLITGCLLVGLISGYYSWALAVGLGIYLAWTLKQLMRLHEWLRLHKPDEAPPDGYGLWGDVFDSIYHLQRRDQRVRGRLQAVIDRVQESTAALKDAVVMLDSDGNLEWWNRAAETLLGLKTPQDSGQPVTNLVRHPRFKEYFEQNNYAEPLEIPSPTNDRLRIQLHITRYGNNEHLMLVRDVTRIHQLEQMRKDFIANVSHELRTPLTVICGYLETLLDNVEEVNPRWGRALQQMQQQGGRMQTLLNDLLLLAKLEATDYPSDNHPVQVDTLLQTIRNDAQALSGPLNQTITVEADANIRLKGSEGELRSAFSNLVFNAVKYTPAEGNIRVRWWGDEQGAHLSVQDSGIGIDNKHLPRLTERFYRVDSSRNSNTGGTGLGLAIVKHVLLRHRARLEISSVPGHGSTFTCHFAPAQVVRTHQNELSV; translated from the coding sequence ATGCATGTTGAAGTGAATCAGAACTGGCATGGCACCCTGATCCGCCACCTGTTGCTGCTCATCACCGGCTGTCTGCTGGTTGGCCTGATCAGCGGCTATTACAGCTGGGCTCTGGCCGTGGGCCTGGGGATTTACCTCGCCTGGACCCTCAAGCAGTTGATGCGGCTGCACGAATGGCTACGCCTGCACAAGCCCGACGAAGCACCGCCGGATGGCTATGGGCTGTGGGGCGACGTGTTCGACAGCATCTACCACCTGCAGCGCCGCGACCAACGGGTACGCGGACGCCTGCAGGCGGTGATCGACCGGGTCCAGGAGTCCACCGCGGCCCTCAAGGATGCGGTGGTCATGCTCGACAGCGACGGCAACCTGGAATGGTGGAACCGCGCCGCCGAAACACTGCTCGGCCTCAAGACCCCGCAGGACAGCGGCCAGCCGGTGACCAACCTGGTGCGCCACCCGCGCTTCAAGGAATACTTCGAGCAGAACAATTACGCCGAGCCGCTGGAAATCCCCTCGCCGACCAACGATCGCCTGCGCATCCAGTTGCACATCACCCGCTACGGCAACAACGAACACCTGATGCTGGTGCGCGATGTCACCCGTATCCATCAGCTGGAACAGATGCGCAAGGACTTCATCGCCAACGTCTCACATGAGCTGCGCACGCCGCTCACGGTGATCTGCGGCTACCTGGAGACCCTGCTGGACAATGTCGAGGAAGTGAACCCGCGCTGGGGCCGTGCGCTGCAGCAGATGCAGCAGCAAGGCGGCCGCATGCAGACCCTGCTCAACGACCTGCTGTTGCTGGCCAAGCTGGAGGCGACCGACTATCCGTCGGACAACCATCCGGTCCAGGTCGATACCCTGCTGCAGACCATTCGCAACGACGCCCAGGCGCTCTCCGGGCCACTCAACCAGACCATCACCGTGGAAGCCGACGCAAACATCCGCCTCAAGGGCAGCGAGGGCGAACTGCGCAGCGCCTTCTCCAACCTGGTGTTCAACGCCGTCAAGTACACCCCGGCCGAAGGCAATATCCGCGTGCGCTGGTGGGGCGACGAACAGGGCGCGCACCTGAGCGTGCAGGATTCCGGGATCGGCATCGACAACAAGCACCTGCCGCGCCTGACCGAACGGTTCTACCGCGTCGACTCCAGCCGCAACTCCAATACCGGGGGCACCGGCCTGGGCCTTGCCATCGTCAAGCATGTGCTGCTGCGCCATCGGGCCCGCCTGGAGATCAGCAGCGTGCCGGGCCATGGCAGTACCTTCACCTGCCATTTTGCCCCGGCCCAGGTCGTGCGCACGCACCAG
- a CDS encoding NAD(P)/FAD-dependent oxidoreductase, whose product MNAPVVIVGTGLAGYNLAREFRKLDGETPLLLITADDGRSYSKPMLSTGFGKNKDADGLSMAEPGAMAEQLKAEVRTHTRISGIDPGHKRLWIGEEAVSYRDLILAWGAETVRVPVEGDAPEAIFPINDLEDYARFRAAVAGKQRVLLLGAGLIGCEFANDLILGGYQVDLVAPCEQVMPTLLHPAAAAAVQAGLEGLGARFHLGPVLTRLQRVGDHLQAHLSDGETLDCDAVVSAIGLRPRIDLAAAAGLQVNRGVVVDRHLRTSHANIYALGDCAEVDGLNLLYVMPLMSCARALAQTLAGNPTAVTYGAMPITVKTPVCPLVVSPVPRGMEGVWTVEGQGADITALCRDASGRLLGYALTGGAVAQKLALNKELPALLA is encoded by the coding sequence ATGAACGCACCTGTCGTGATCGTCGGTACCGGGTTGGCCGGTTATAACCTGGCCCGGGAGTTTCGCAAGCTCGACGGCGAAACGCCGTTGTTGCTGATCACCGCCGATGACGGGCGTTCCTATTCCAAGCCCATGTTGTCCACCGGCTTTGGCAAGAACAAGGACGCCGATGGCCTGAGCATGGCCGAGCCTGGCGCCATGGCCGAGCAGCTCAAGGCCGAAGTACGCACCCATACCCGCATCAGTGGCATCGACCCGGGTCACAAGCGCCTGTGGATCGGCGAGGAGGCGGTGAGCTATCGTGACCTGATCCTGGCCTGGGGTGCGGAAACCGTGCGTGTGCCGGTCGAGGGCGATGCGCCCGAGGCGATCTTCCCGATCAACGACCTGGAGGACTATGCGCGCTTTCGCGCCGCCGTGGCCGGCAAGCAGCGCGTGCTGTTGCTGGGCGCGGGACTGATCGGCTGCGAGTTCGCCAACGACCTGATCCTCGGCGGTTACCAGGTCGATCTGGTAGCGCCTTGCGAGCAGGTCATGCCGACCCTGCTGCATCCGGCTGCCGCAGCGGCGGTGCAGGCTGGCCTGGAAGGCCTGGGCGCGCGTTTCCATCTCGGGCCGGTGCTGACCCGCCTGCAGCGCGTCGGCGACCATCTGCAGGCGCATCTGTCCGATGGTGAAACCCTCGACTGCGACGCGGTGGTGTCGGCCATCGGCCTGCGCCCGCGCATCGACCTCGCGGCGGCGGCGGGCCTGCAGGTCAACCGTGGGGTAGTGGTCGACCGCCATCTGCGCACGTCCCACGCCAATATCTACGCCCTGGGCGACTGCGCCGAGGTCGATGGGCTGAACCTGCTGTATGTGATGCCGCTGATGAGCTGCGCCCGTGCCTTGGCCCAGACCCTGGCGGGCAACCCTACCGCCGTGACCTACGGCGCCATGCCCATTACGGTCAAGACGCCGGTCTGCCCGCTGGTCGTGTCGCCTGTGCCACGGGGCATGGAAGGGGTGTGGACGGTCGAGGGGCAGGGGGCCGATATCACGGCGTTGTGCCGTGATGCCAGCGGTCGCCTGCTCGGCTATGCCCTGACCGGCGGCGCCGTTGCGCAAAAGCTGGCCTTGAACAAGGAACTGCCGGCGCTGCTGGCGTAA
- a CDS encoding rubredoxin — MKKWQCVVCGLIYNEADGWPDDGIVAGTRWEDVPEDWLCPDCGVGKADFEMIEIA, encoded by the coding sequence ATGAAGAAGTGGCAATGTGTGGTCTGTGGCCTGATCTACAACGAGGCCGATGGCTGGCCTGACGATGGCATCGTTGCCGGCACGCGCTGGGAAGATGTTCCGGAAGACTGGCTGTGCCCGGACTGTGGTGTTGGCAAGGCCGACTTCGAAATGATCGAAATCGCCTGA